The window gggacacaatgtaataagcgggatttgaacctgggtcttctggctcataggcgagggtgttacccactaggctacaaccaccctattTCATATAAATATGCTAAATACACGTCTCACATTTCAATACAACCATATAATAGTTATGGGATTTAGTTAATAGTTTCATTATGTCAATTCagaagttctttttttattccatgaaGCATATAAgttacataaaaataataaaccacATTTGAGCTTCTACGGCTCTCAGCAGCTCCCATCATGCAGACCTGACCGCGAGAGACGGTCAGTGTATAATCTTGTTCGTGTTCAAAGTGTTAGTTTCACACCTGGACACATTTACGTTTGTTCCGACATATAAAGTAACTTTTCTTCTAAAGCAAACTGGGAAATCAGTCCTAATGAGACCAGAATGAGCTTTCAGTGATAGTTTgggtggctcttaaaagagcctttggaTCTGCTGTTATTAGGAGCGGAGCACGTTTTAGCCGCCGAAGCCGTACAGAGTTCGGCCCTGACGTTTCAGCGCGTAAACCACGTCCATGGCGGTCACGGTCTTCCTCTTGGCGTGCTCGGTGTAGGTGACGGCATCACGGATCACGTTCTCCAGGAACACCTTCAACACACCACGGGTCTCCTCGTAGATCAGACCGGAGATGCGCTTCACTCCACCGCGGCGAGCGAGGCGGCGGATGGCGGGTTTGGTGATTCCCTGGATGTTGTCGCGGAGAACTTTACGGTGACGCTTGGCGCCTCCTTTTCCGAGCCCCTTTCCTCCCTTTCCGCGTCCAGACATCTTGTCAGATCGGCACAATAACTGCGGCTTCGTACTCGCTCAGGCTTTACCTACAGAGAGAGGACCTAAGTGAAGCCAGGGCTGTGTGTCTTTGTCTCACTGCCTTTCAGGGGGCGGTGCATGAAAACACGTGATCAACGTCACGACTCCTCCTCCAGCGTTTACGTTCCTTCCTTTGTTCGATACAATGTCGCGTCTTACTGGTTACTTTGTAACATTTTGAACAGTTAAGTGCGTTTCGCGCCAGAAACCACGTTTACGTCACCGCGGGTAGAATCCTTCTTCACAGTGTGCAAGTTGTCACCAGACGTTTTAAGAAGATTTATTATCTGAACAATTCCCGAGGAAGCAGAAAACCTATGCTCAAGTCACCTGGAGTTTTGCAGTTTATGCATCTGTGAAACGAATTGATAATGCAAATAATATTCACTAGGATTGCCACAATTTGATTAATGGTAATCAGAGAAAGTTGAGCGAATTGATATTCTACTCTATGTTTTCATTCCTGCCTGTACGTTTTCATCAAACAGACCCATGAGGCAACCCaagattattacatttacattttacttttaaggcatttggcagacgtccttatccagagcgacttacaacgtgctttcaagttaccatcgatgaagtgattcaactatgaatacaatctttttattcactctgtgtAGAtcctgtacacaagttcgacaatatgaaagttacaaattaatctaaatattctctaaaaaggtattgagctgccgtttgaaagtgctcagtgactgagctgttctgacctcgagggaaAGTTCATTTCAttaccgaggggccaagatggagaagagtctagatgaatgtggTCCTTTTACCTTTACCGatgggggaccaggcgagcagtactggaggctcggagtatacgaggtgcagtgcgaggtgtaataagggctgtgaggtaggatggagCTACTccttgtttggctttgtaggccatcatcagtattttgaacctgatgcatgcagctactgggagatagtggagggaacgtagcagaggggcggtgtgggaaaatttgggaaggttgaagatcagttgtgctgctgcattttgtattagttgtagaggtcgaatggtacttagaggtagagAACTCTTCTTCAGTTCATTTTTTACTGAGGGAATGATACCATATGGTGGACAAAAATAAGATAGCAATGGTGAATTTATGGCCTgtgtcagaaataaaataaataaacaaacaaatgaattacATCCCCTCAGCATCACACAAAGGTCCACAATCCCCAGTGTACAGAGTTCAAATACACTTCCATATACACTTATAATCCTCAACCCTTCATATATTTCCATGGGAaatgtttctacaaaatatatTGACAAAATATACTGGATGTATTGTGATGCTTTGCTCTGCAGAAAATGATTTAcctgaaacactttttttattttacactgtaTGTGCATAAAACTCAGAAACATGCAGAATTGCACAATTGTAGACTTATACCCAGACTTACTTCTGTAGGACACCAATCAGCTATGAATGAGATTTTGAATCATTCCTAATATACATTACCTTCTCAATATTTACAGTAACAGGTGACCCCCTATacgaaaacaacaacaaaaccatTTCTTTCTGGgctttgtcatttacatttaaggcatttggcagacgaccttatccagagcgacttacaacatgctttcatgttaccatcgatgaagtgatcaattctagttcactaggacctcaactatgaatacaatctttttattcactctgttgtagtttctatacataagtcagaaggttacaagttaatctaaatattctctaaagaggaaggtcttgagctgccgtttgaaagtgctcagtgactgagctgttctgaccttgaggggaagttcatttcacatctgaggggccaagatggagaagagtctagatgagtgtcttccttttaccttcagagatggagggaccagacgagcagtactggattctcggagtatacgaggtatAGTAAGGTCTGAGAGGTAGGATTGTGCTACTCCATGtatggctttgtaggccagcatcagtattttgaatctggcagctactgggagccaatggagggagcgtagcagtggggtggtgtgggagaatttggaaaggttgaagatcagtcatactgctgcattttgtatgagttgtagaggttggatggtacatataGGAaaaccagctagaagggagttacagtagtccagtcgtgagattactaaggactgaaccaatagctgggtggcctgtgttgacaaataAGGACGGAgccgtctgatattgtagagaaggaatctacatgagtgggagagattgctgatgtgagacgagaaggagagttggttgtctattgttacgccaaggttgcgggctgttgtagaaggagagagctgtaaattgtccaggtaaatagcaagatcctgatgtggtgaagaatctgctggaatgaatattgggattgagtttgaggtgatgggctgccttCCAAGATGAAAtatcggttagacatgcagattttggaagcagcatgtagttcagagggaggaaaagagaagatgagttgtgtgtcttTGGCATAGCAGtagtaggataatccatgtgaagaaatgactacaccaagtgatcttgtgtagagggagaaaaggagaggacctagcactgagccttgagggacaccagtggagagtctacgtgaggtagaggtggatcctttccagaggagcgtgagcttGGTCCGGCAGTAAGACGGACCTGTTCATGAGGGTTGGATTCCCCTTtttcaccggttctgttcataacctatatggacagaatttctaggcgcagccgtggtgtggagtgTGTCGAGTTttgtggcaggagaatctcgtctctgctttttgcagataaTTTGTTCCTCCTAGATTCATCAGGCtgtgaccttcagctcttgctagGTAGCTTTGCAACCGAGTGTGAAgcagctgggatgaggatcagcacctccaaatctgaggcTTGCCAACTCCAGGTCGGGaaagaggtcctgcctcaagtggaggagtttaagcatatcggggtcttgttcacgagtgagggaataAGGGTGCAGGAGATTGACAGGCAGATTGGGGTAGCATTTGGGACACTGAACTAATCTgttgtggtgaagagggagctgagccagaaagcaatgCTTTTGATTTACCGGTTGATCTACGTCCCAAttctcacctatggtcatgagctttgggtaatgactgaAAGAACGAGATTTCGGAAACAGGAcccactgctaactttactgagGTGACCCTTATGGGAGAGATGTTATCAGTGTAAATGAATAAACTCTACACAAGCACTGTATTACTAAACACTGTAAACACacccaatctgatgttacctggcatgaaagaggcatggcacaatagaggttaaaagaatgaacagtttcaaaTAACACCAGCAGATTTCTATTGccgttacatgtaaatattgtaaaaaaaagtcaaaaaccCAAAAtagaagaaaggagaaaagcatagagaaagagagcgaaAAGCCAGGATCCAAGTTATAGAGAGGCCGTCTGGTCTAGGAGAAACAAGGAGCGCCAGTAAGACTCAGAAACTGGGGGGAAAAGGAAAGGCAAGTGGCCAGAGttcacaagagaaaattcttatttgactcccaggaagtttccacagaccaatcagaattagttgtttcCGCCCTGTCTCTCTCGCCCTGACACCCCAAGCCATTTTCCGGCCCTTGACGCTTCTCATGAGCACACGCactcatccagagtgacgttcaacaagtagttacagggacagtctgcctgGAACCACTaggggttaagtgtattgctcagggacacaattaaaatatcctgtgtcttctggttcattggcgagtgtgtcacccactaggctactaccacccctatacaacttcctgctgcagtgctttTGCTATGGACATATGGTACTCATTTACAAATAAAGTTATATAGCACAATATGTACAGTTCAGgccatgttttatattctagttccaaaacagccaccctttgctctgattactgctttgcacagtcttggcattctctcaatgaacatcaagaggtcgtcacctgaaatggttctccaacagtcttgaaggagttcccagaggtgtttaacacttgttggcccctttgctttcattctgcggtccagctcatcccaaaccatctggattgggttcaggtccggtgactgtggagaccaggtctccactttttgtgaagtacataactccacatgtgttcattcacagttttgatgtcttcagtgagaatctaccaacgtaaatggtcatgaataaaaaaaaacacattgaatgagaaggtgtgtccaaacctttagTCTGTACTGTAAGTCTACCGTGtatggttcaatttatattgcaatacgaattttatgccatatcacaCAGCCCTAAACCAGAGGCCAATCCATGTTGAGCTTTGTATGTTACTAAGATAATTTTATAGTCAATGCAGTGAGGTCAAAATTGGAGTGAGTCAGATTTTCCAGTTAGAATTCTTGAGAGATGATGCTGGGCATCAAGTTTCTCAGGTCAGTTGAAAACAAAAGAATTTCCTCAGGGTCCTCAGGGATAAAAAGCAGGTGAGATTTGAGGTGAGTTTTCAGCATGATTTCTAGTAATATAGATATTGTGTCTGCTGTTATTCTCATTGCTGTCAATGCACCTTAAGAGATATTCCATCTTGGCTAACTCTATTGCCTTCCTGTATTGACTAAGGTTCTCATTCCATGtaatcattgtgtttttttttttcttttttgctccaTTACAGAGGACTGAGTAATGGTGGCGGCTGTTACTGATGCAtctctcacagacacagaaatcattaaaaatgtttgtgtgttgtacatAAACATTTATccttttttcattaataaaacatattcaaAGTTAAGCATAAATGTTCTGGtcaaaatttttatttcttaaaaaacatttaagtaaatctgattcttctttttgagataaaaaaagaaacaaaaggttTAACACTGAGTCCAACACTGCATCAAAAACAGATAGTCAGTGAGTGCAATAACACTATTAAACCATAATCCCTAACACTAACCTTCAGCTGTCATCAACAATAACAAGGCacctgagaagatcatcggacatttaccacacatgctGAGTCCGGAAAACCATAATaaatatagctgaaatgacaataaagctcacttgaacttgattaaTGTTCTGATGCTTTATCACAAAGGAAACTTGCTGAGTGGAAGGGTCCTGTAGTTCTGTGCATCATACTTAAGGCCCACACACTTAAGGCCCAAAGATTATGAGAGGATGTCTGGAAGAAATTAAAAGGTCAAAGTCAAACTCTTTACTGAATTCTCCTTTGGGACCAGTCAATATCTGTCTGCCCCTCTTCAAAATATAGGATTTGTTTCTACTGCCCCCTAGAGGCAGAACCCGTTAACCCGTAACACAACGAAGTAATTTTCCTGACATCAACAGAacgaaaacaagaaaaataagtAATGAATAAGTGTCAGTTATTTCACTGGTGTGCAGTGGCATACATAGTTAGTTAGTTTATTGTCAAACGCACAATAACAGCGTACATAGTACTGTGAAATTCTTACTTGCAAACCTTCTTCATAGAATAGACAGAATcgaattatttaatattttaatgttgctTATAACTCcagtttaatattttatataaagatATATTGCACTGCtaacaatggaaaaaaatggtttatttgCATGTTAATAAACAGGTTACTAGGTGAGCCTTAGAACATTTTCTTCCGCAAACTTTATGAGCTACAGGTTGCACAAACTACACTAATCACATTTATCTTCTAGCCAAGTGTAATATTAATGTAACAATATAAGACAATATATAATAAGATAAAgcaatataacatttttaaagttaATGGTTCCATACATGGACCCAAGTCCAATTCCACAGTTCAGTTCCATCTTAAAATGGTGTCCCAGGTGAGCTGTGATGGATAAGACCCACCAATCCATGCTGCCTTGAGCACTCGTGACACTGGATTGTGATATGAAGATATCCCATAAATGCAAACAGGTTGCTTGTTTTGCAGCAATGATTAAAAGGGCTGAATTGAATATTTTGTCCTTTTGATTCTGATTAAGCAGGCCAAGTGAAATGGTAGCCACCCTTGTGGTTCAGTGTAACAGtgaatttaatttttatatttgccTAAATTCTAGTATGCACACGTAACGTTTTCTAATACATTCGGTCTATTCTGGTAGAATGCTGGGTAAAAAAAACGTGCATGTATCTTTAGCATGAATACTTGTGCATATGTGCGGCTTTACATACGAAATCCACCCTGGTGCAACCAGAATGCTGTGTTGCGAGCGTTTTTTGGCTAAAGAAATTGGGCCAGACCCACGGTGGACGATCTGCGACCTGTCCACGTTCAAGTGATCTTGATAACCGACACATGACATTGAGGACGAGCCGCGGCTCCTCTATCAGCAACTTTACGGTAAAGCGGCCTGCGCTGGGGAGCGCCGATTCCAACCACCTCCGAGGGGGGGATCGGAAGACCGTCCGAACCCAGGTCCGAACGTCCGGCCTCTCGGCAAATCATTTCGCGGTCACCGGACGGCGACGGCGTTGCGCGACCTCGCTTTAAATGGGCCGGCGTTCCCGGGCTCGGCCGTTTTCGCGCGACTCGGGACGAAGGCCGCCCGGGCGCACACCCGTCCGCGGCCCAGTGCCGGGACCCACGGAACGTTCCATTTACAGGAGCAGCCGAAGATAATGCCGCACCGAACACACGAGAGATGTGAAGAATTACAAGGAGAAACAGCAGCGCGTCGAATGCTTGCATTTTAAACAATCAGGTAATCCCGCTCCCCCTCTTCTCCCATCTCTATTTCTCGGGCGCGCTCGCTTCGCGCACgcctgtatgttttttttttttccgcccgatTTTCTTTCGCTCCCGTGGCCTGCGCGCAGGACCGCTCCGATGCCGCCTCTCTCTGCCGTCGTCTCGTCCCCTCTCAGCCCCGAGCCCCTCCTCGCCGCCGTCCGCCCGCTCCTGGCGGACCCCTCCGCGCCGCCGCTCTGGTGTTTACGCCGCGCCGCGAACGGGAGGCCCGCCCTCGCTCGCCGGGCGCCTTTCGACTCAACAACCATTTTGTTTTCCTCCATCTCGGGGCGGGGGGGGCGGCGGCGGTTCGGTGTGCAACATTGCAGCGTTTTCCCTGCAGCGTGGCAACAGGAAAGGGCCTCGCGTAACGCGCAAGCGGtgcaaataaactgatatataCGCGTCTGGTTTATTTCTAATGACTTTAAATATGATCTTtccatatatatgtgtgtgtgattataccCATCCAGTGGTTGAGAGGCGCCGATGCAAAAACTCGCATTACTTTACGCTTTGCATGGATAGGGCTGCCATGAAATCACTTATTAGCTAAACTTTTGTCTTTCCTGATGGTGCTTTACACGCCGTGGTGCAGTAGGCATGCACGAACACAAAGTTAAATGTTGTGGGAAGCCATACTGGTCTGCATGCCTTACGTAACAGGCAGGACTATGTCATCTCCGATCAGATGGGTTAGCAGATCGGCGCGGTGTTGCACCTTCGCCTTGACAACTTGGTGTGAAGATCGCTTCTGCGCCGTGCATCAGCTCGTTGTGTTGGTActtaaaaatgttgttgttgttttatgtgtgtCGCTGTTACCCGAGGTACGATGCAGCACCCGGTGCGTTGCTCGTCAAAAGACAACTCGGGGCGCGACGCGTTGTTTTGAGACGAGTTCGTCGGGGTCGGCGTGCGCGCACCCCGCAGGACTGCGTGAACGGGCACGCGCGGCCGGAATCCCAGTCTGGACGTCTGGCCTTACGTAACCGCGTCGGGCCGCTGCGTCTGAGGCGCGGAGGCTGCGctttctgcttgtttttttattattattattatttcttttctttttttttttttgcgaccTGTCAGATTTCTCAATGTCGCATGTCGGTTTGTGCAAAATAATGTGTGGTGCGCACTGTGCGAACCAAAACCTGTACAAGCGTGTGTTCAAAAAAATACGCTAGATGTGTTTTAAGCTCATAATAAataacatgcatattttttttctggacgtTTAAATTGAAAGTTTTGTCTGTGTCGCGTGCAGCCAAGTTACTTACTTTCTACTTTGTATTATTTGTCTTCCTCCTGGCGTCGCACGCGAAACGATTCAACGTGGTTCGAGTCGGATCAAACGGAATAAACGTCGCGGGTCGTCGTCGCACGGGATTGGTCGGCGCGacgcggtgggcggggcctcgtaCGAATTCCGCACGGAAACCGGAGCGCGCGGTGTCGGCCGCTAGACTTTGGCGGGGCTGTTCGCGCGCGGCGTTTCCtgtcaacaaaaacaaacaaacacaaacaaacaaagagacGAACGAAAGAAAAACAGACGGACAGACATTTCCTCTGGGAGAGTTTGCGGATTTCACGGGCCCTTGACCTG of the Denticeps clupeoides chromosome 18, fDenClu1.1, whole genome shotgun sequence genome contains:
- the LOC114768410 gene encoding histone H4 produces the protein MSGRGKGGKGLGKGGAKRHRKVLRDNIQGITKPAIRRLARRGGVKRISGLIYEETRGVLKVFLENVIRDAVTYTEHAKRKTVTAMDVVYALKRQGRTLYGFGG